The DNA region CTACGACCACGACGGCTTTGGCAACCGCAGCGGCAGCAACTTCCTGTACCGCATCATGTCGGAGAGTGCGGCGTTCACCGGCACCAATTCGCGCACGGCAAGCCCGGATGCTGTCGGCGGCAGCCTGCGCGTGGGCAGCATGAACGTGCTGAACTACTTCACCACACTGGTGAGCAGCAACAGCGGCTGCACCCCGAACGGAGTGGACAGCGTGAACTCGCGCGGCGCCAACGACTGCGAGGAGTTCCTGCGCCAGCAGACCAAGACTGTCAAGGCCATCGCGGGCCTGAACCCCGACGTGCTGGGCATTCTGGAGATGCAGAACGACTTCGACAAGGGCGCCTACAGCTCCGTGGCTGCCCTGGTCAACGCCCTGAACACTGAGCTGGGCGCGGGCACCTACGCCTACATCAATCCCGGGCGCAAGATCGGCAGCGACGCTATCAGCGTGGCCATGATCTACAAGCCCGCCGCCGTGGACCCCGTGGGCAATCTGGCCATTCTGGATAACTCGGTGAACGCCACGTACACCGACACCTGTAACCGCCCCACCTGGGCCCAGACCTTCCAGAGCAAGGCCAACGGCGGGCGCTTCACGGCCGTCATGATGCACCTCAAGAGTAAGGGCAGTGCGTGCAGCGGCCTGAATGACGGCGACACCGGAGACGGCCAGGGCAACGGCTACATTGCCCGGCGCAACGCCGCCAACGCCATTGTGAGCTGGCTGGGCACCAACCCCACTGGCGTCCAGGAAGACGACCGCATTCTGATGGGCGACTACAACGCTTATGCCCAGGAAGAACCCCTGAGCATCCTGGCAACGGGTGGCTACGGCAACCTGTTCAGCGCCAGCACCTATTCCTACCAGTTTGACGGCCAGTGGGGCAGCCTGGACCAGGCCACCGCCTCGGCCACCATGGCCGCGCAGGTAACTGGAAAGACCAAGTGGCACATCAACGCCGATGAGCCCATCGTTCTGGACTACAACAAGGAGTTCAAGAGCGCCGGGCAGATCACCAGCCTGTTCAACGCCGACCCCTTCCGCAGCAGTGACCACGACCCCATCCTGGTGGGTATGGACCTGACGGCACAGGCGCCGCTGCCCGTGACGGCCCCCTCCACCACGCTGACCCCCACCTCGCCCACAAGTGACGTGACGCCCGGCAACAGCGTGACCCAGACCTTCACCACCAGCAGCACCAATGTCAGCGACAATCTGGTGGTCAGCACCAGCCTGAGCAAGGTGGACGGCGCCGCCGCAGGCACCAATCCCACGGTGACTGCACCGACCAGCGCGCCCGCCAACGGCACCTTTGACGTCACGGTCAATGCCAGCGCGCAGGCCACGCCGGGCGCATACCGGGTGCTGGTGAGCACCACAGCGCCGGGCGGCACCAACAGCGCCACGTCCACCTACAACGTCAATGTCAACGGCATTGTGCTGGGCACGCCCAACAACATCTCTTACAACACCTCGGATAACACCGGGGCCAGCAGCACGACAGTCACGGCCTACGGCGTGGGGACCCTGAGCTACACCGCCACGGCGGCAGGTGCTGGCGCACCAACCCTGACGGTGACCCCTGGAACAACCACGGGGAACACCACCCCCCTCACGATCACGGCCACGGGCGGCAGCGCAGGCACCTACACGGCGACCCTGACGGCCACCGGCAGTGGAGGCCAGAGCCGTAGTGTGACCTTCACCGTGACGGTGACCAGTGGCGCCATGGGCAGGCTGATGATCAGCGAATTCCGCTTCCGGGGCCCCGCTGGTGGCAACGATGAATTTGTCGAGCTGTACAACGCCGGCAACGCAGCGATGAATATCGGTGGGTACTTGGTGCAGGCCAACACCACCACCAGCCCCTTCTGGTTCACCCGCTTCACCGTTCCCGCCAATACGACGTTGCAACCAGGGCAGTTCTACCTGATCACCAACAACGGCTCAGGTGGCTACAGCATGACCGTCACGGGCAACGGTACGTACAACACGGGCTTTACTGACAACCGCGCCATCCGCGTGCTTGACGGCACGAGTGCCATCGTCGATCTGGCCGGCTTCGCGACGGCTGGCAGCACCGCCTGCGAGGGCACCTGCCTGACCAACGGCCCGACCACTGGGGTCACGACGCAGATCAGCTGGGCCCGGCGTGTGACCAACGGGCAGATCAGTGACACGGGTGACAACGCCACCGACTTTGTCTTCCGTGACGGCACCAGCACCGTGGCCAACCCGCAAAACA from Deinococcus arcticus includes:
- a CDS encoding ExeM/NucH family extracellular endonuclease encodes the protein MKSVNALMLVGLLALSACSAPTTVTPPAPPVATTPAKPNPAKTFGLYELRVNGLSAQSQASVARVGLGAQAAEVPFDQLSFTRISMSNLVDPVNRVVHMTAGFQVTNNTGGTITLPTFIPVDTDGSYATDGQTPFRNVKTRTGAPVSAGGMAVEQGYSNSGGQIQPDPNATPFLTNIDSGTVTLGLPAGTTAPNVGHRGWQSAAALAPGASQIVTFAARVPLQGNDISDADPFSFSLVFSVADNPGTVAGLRGIHEVQGSTPSGDAASPLSGTQTIEGVVTQVAPGLSGFFVQEEVIDTDGIPATSEGVFVFCGNACPTGLAAGDRVRVSGTVAEFRRSQTYNDRDANGNVTPVTVTAPFTTTQLTTPTVTVLSSGAPRPDAISIAPNLPVAQRERFEGMRVSTSGVVTNNFSLGRFNSVDLAQTRIANFTQVNAPDVNAYSAFTAALPDQMLRVDDLTMAQNPDPLFGRNGQPLSASNTLRGGDTGTATGVLHYDHDGFGNRSGSNFLYRIMSESAAFTGTNSRTASPDAVGGSLRVGSMNVLNYFTTLVSSNSGCTPNGVDSVNSRGANDCEEFLRQQTKTVKAIAGLNPDVLGILEMQNDFDKGAYSSVAALVNALNTELGAGTYAYINPGRKIGSDAISVAMIYKPAAVDPVGNLAILDNSVNATYTDTCNRPTWAQTFQSKANGGRFTAVMMHLKSKGSACSGLNDGDTGDGQGNGYIARRNAANAIVSWLGTNPTGVQEDDRILMGDYNAYAQEEPLSILATGGYGNLFSASTYSYQFDGQWGSLDQATASATMAAQVTGKTKWHINADEPIVLDYNKEFKSAGQITSLFNADPFRSSDHDPILVGMDLTAQAPLPVTAPSTTLTPTSPTSDVTPGNSVTQTFTTSSTNVSDNLVVSTSLSKVDGAAAGTNPTVTAPTSAPANGTFDVTVNASAQATPGAYRVLVSTTAPGGTNSATSTYNVNVNGIVLGTPNNISYNTSDNTGASSTTVTAYGVGTLSYTATAAGAGAPTLTVTPGTTTGNTTPLTITATGGSAGTYTATLTATGSGGQSRSVTFTVTVTSGAMGRLMISEFRFRGPAGGNDEFVELYNAGNAAMNIGGYLVQANTTTSPFWFTRFTVPANTTLQPGQFYLITNNGSGGYSMTVTGNGTYNTGFTDNRAIRVLDGTSAIVDLAGFATAGSTACEGTCLTNGPTTGVTTQISWARRVTNGQISDTGDNATDFVFRDGTSTVANPQNTSVTFSGTN